The Hyalangium minutum genomic interval TGACATCGTTGATGATGGCGCCCTCGGTAACGGGCAGGTTGAGCGCCTTGCCGAGGTCCGCCGTCAGATCCTGGATCTGGATGCCGAGGTAGCCGCGAGTCACGGCGCCCTCCTTCTCGAGCATGGGCACCAGCGCCTTGACCAGGTTGCTCGGCACCGAGAAACCGATGCCCGTGCCCCCGCCCACGATGGCGGTGTTGATGCCGATCACCTCGCCCTTCATGTTGAAGAGCGGCCCCCCCGAGTTGCCCGGGTTGATCGCCGCATCCGTCTGCAGGAAGTCGTCATAAGGACCAGCCTCGATGTTGCGCGCCTTGGCCGACAGGATGCCCAGGCTGACGCTGGAGGCCAGACCGAAGGGGTTGCCAATCGCCAGCACCCAGTCGCCCACCTTCACCGCGTCCGAGTCGCCCAGCCCCACCACGGGCAGTCCTTCCACCTTGCCCTTGAGCTTGATCACCGCCACATCCGTCAGCGGATCCCGCCCGAGGATCTCAGCCGGGAACGAGCGCCCGTCATCGAGCTTCACGCTGATGGACACCGCGTCCTCGACGACGTGGTTGTTCGTGAGCACCAGTCCCTTGGGATCGACGATGAAGCCCGAGCCCGCGCCCTGGCGCACATTCTCCCGGCTACCACCCCGGCCGCCGCCGAAGAAGCGATCCAGCGGGCTGTCGCCCATACCGCCCCGGGAGCTGGACACCTTGGCGACCACCTCCACATTGACGACGGCGGACTTCACCGACTCCACCAGCGGAGCCAGCGAGGGCAACGCCTGGGCCGCCCGGGTCTCGGGCTGCAGGTTCCCGGTGGCCGGTAGAGGCGCCGCAGGCTGGGCCAGGGCCACCGTCGAGAACACCATCACTGCCGCTACGACCGTGCTCCGAACACGAAAGTTTCGCTGTCTCATATCCACCTCAAGCTAAAGCGCCATCCGAGCCCCGCAAGCAAAAGCGCGTCTCGAATACCTGAGGAGAACAGTGCACCGCCCTGCCTCTTCCCGAGGAAGCGCGGGGGGCCTTGCCCGCATGTGTCCACACCTGGACGGACAGCCGCCACCCGCCAGCACCGGGGCCCTCCAGGGCCCGCTCAGAGCGGCCGGTACATCCGGTAGTCGATCTCCGGGAAGATGTTGTTCCGCGACTCGACCAGAGACAGCCAGCTCTCGTCGATATTCCCGCCACGCACCTGATCGTGCAGGCGCAGGAAGCGCAAGACGTGCTCCTTCGTCCGGCGCACGGCGTAGTCCACCATCGTCCCGGTCTTCATGATGAAGGCCCAATCGGAGGACTGAGCGAGCAGCAGCTCGCGCGCCGCCTGGTTCAGGGCCCGGCGCTGCAGCGAGGAGGTCTCGGGGAAGTCCCGGGCCAGCCCCACCATCTGCCGGGCGCAGTGGTGCAGGTGCCGGTAGATCCAGTCGTTGGACTCGTCCAGCCACATGTTGGCGTAGCCGCCCGAGCCCCATGAGGACGCCGGCGGCGTGGCCACCTGGTTGCGCGGGTGCTCGCGCAGATCATCCGACGGCGTCACCAGCTGGAACGTGCGCTGCTCGGAGGCCACCTTGCGGATGAGGAAGTCGAGGAACTGGGGGCCCTCGAACCACCAATGCCCGTAGAGCTCCGCGTCGTACGGAGCCACCACCACCGGCTTGCGATCGCCCATCCGCGAGGACAGGTACTCCATCTGCTTCTCGCGGTTGAACATGAAGTTGCCCGCGTGGGTGGCGGCCCGAGCGCGTGCCTCCATCGGATCGTACGGCAGCTTGTCCTGCGTCTTGCCGGTGATGCGGTAGTACTTGTAGCCGGTGTTCTTCCGATCCCCCGTGGGCTGGATGTAGGGCCGGATGTAGTCCAGCTCCAGGTCCCAGCCGATGTCCCGATAGAACTCGCGGTAGATGGGATCGCCCGGGTAGCCACTCTCCGAGCTCCACACCTGCTGCGAGCTCTCGGGGTCGCGCGCGTACGCGGCCACCCCCGCCTCCGTGTAGATGGGCGCGAAGGGGCCATACAGCGGGCGCGGCGTGGAGTCCGTCAGCCCGTGGGTGTCCACGAAGAAGTAGCGGATGCGCTCGGCCGCCAGGAAGCGCTCGACGCCCGGGTAGTAGCCGCACTCGGCCAGCCAGATGCCCGGCGCGTCCCGGCCGAACGTCAGCCGGTAGTGATTCGCGGCCACGGAGATCTGCGCGCGCACCGCCTCGGGCGTCTCCTGCAGCAGCGGCAGGAAGCCGTGCGTGGCGCAGCAGGTGATGATCTCCAGGTGACCCGCGTCCTGCAGCCGGCGAAACGCGCTCACCAGATCCCGGTGGTAGCGCCCGTCCCAGGCCACGCGCAGCGACTCGAAGTGATCGCGGTAGTAGCGCGCCAGCGGACCGAAGGTGGGATCGTTCTGCGTGCGGTGCACCTCGCGCGCGCCCAGCTCGCACAGCCGATCCAGCTTGCGCGTGTAGCGCTCCGTGAGGAGGCCATCGCGCAGCATGCTCACGAGCGTGGGGGTGAGCGACATCGTCACCCGGAACGGCACCCCATCCTCGGCCAGCCGGTCGAACACCATGAGCAGCGGCAGGTACGTCTCGGAGATGGCCTCGTAGAGCCAGTCTTCCTCGAGAAAGTCCTCGTGCTCGGGATGGCGGACGAACGGAAGGTGCGCGTGGAGCACCAGTGCCAAGGAGCCCTGACTCATGGGTGGGTGGCCCTATCGTCCCCGCCTCGACGGAGGCGGCGTCCAGTGGGTCTGCTCGGAGGCACCCCCACGAACGGGGCCCCCGCGGCCGGCCGTCTGCTCCGAGGAGCCGGGTGGGCGCGCGGAGACCTCCAGGTGCTCGGGCAGGGGCGACGGTGGAGGAGGCGGAGGCGGACGAGCCCCCTCTCCTCTCCGGCCCACGCGCTCACGCCAGTCCACCGGCAGCTCCGACAGATCCGCGCTGCCCGGCAGCGGGACGCGGTGCCAGGTGATGTACTGGCGCTCCTGGCCCTGCTCCTCACGAGTCAGGGCCGTGGCCACCACCGGAGCAGGCGCCACGCTCTGCACCGGCACGATCGGCGGTGGGGGTAGCTGCATGAAGCGCACGGCCTTGTCCGGGGAGGGGCCCGTGTGCGGCAGCGTGAGCGGGTGCGTCGAGGAGCCAATCCGCCGCGAGCGTCCTCCCCGGTCCACGAAGTGGGCCTCCACGCGGTACGGGCGGCCGGGCGGCAGCCCGTGGATGTAGAAGCTGCGGGACTCGAGGACGACCTCCAGCTCGCGGACCAGCCGCTCCCCATCGAACACGCGCAGCATCGCCCGAGGCTCGTTGAGCCCCTCCATCGCCCGGGCCCGCGTGGCGGGACTGAAGTCCCAGGTGATGAAGAGCGTGTGCGGATCGCGA includes:
- a CDS encoding glycoside hydrolase family 57 protein, which translates into the protein MSQGSLALVLHAHLPFVRHPEHEDFLEEDWLYEAISETYLPLLMVFDRLAEDGVPFRVTMSLTPTLVSMLRDGLLTERYTRKLDRLCELGAREVHRTQNDPTFGPLARYYRDHFESLRVAWDGRYHRDLVSAFRRLQDAGHLEIITCCATHGFLPLLQETPEAVRAQISVAANHYRLTFGRDAPGIWLAECGYYPGVERFLAAERIRYFFVDTHGLTDSTPRPLYGPFAPIYTEAGVAAYARDPESSQQVWSSESGYPGDPIYREFYRDIGWDLELDYIRPYIQPTGDRKNTGYKYYRITGKTQDKLPYDPMEARARAATHAGNFMFNREKQMEYLSSRMGDRKPVVVAPYDAELYGHWWFEGPQFLDFLIRKVASEQRTFQLVTPSDDLREHPRNQVATPPASSWGSGGYANMWLDESNDWIYRHLHHCARQMVGLARDFPETSSLQRRALNQAARELLLAQSSDWAFIMKTGTMVDYAVRRTKEHVLRFLRLHDQVRGGNIDESWLSLVESRNNIFPEIDYRMYRPL
- a CDS encoding trypsin-like peptidase domain-containing protein, translating into MRQRNFRVRSTVVAAVMVFSTVALAQPAAPLPATGNLQPETRAAQALPSLAPLVESVKSAVVNVEVVAKVSSSRGGMGDSPLDRFFGGGRGGSRENVRQGAGSGFIVDPKGLVLTNNHVVEDAVSISVKLDDGRSFPAEILGRDPLTDVAVIKLKGKVEGLPVVGLGDSDAVKVGDWVLAIGNPFGLASSVSLGILSAKARNIEAGPYDDFLQTDAAINPGNSGGPLFNMKGEVIGINTAIVGGGTGIGFSVPSNLVKALVPMLEKEGAVTRGYLGIQIQDLTADLGKALNLPVTEGAIINDVTSGSPSAKAGLKLDDVVVAIDGQKVGSANALTRVVALKRPGTVSTLTLYRNGNKQDLKVTLGTRPDIEGIGKRTPRETEESSKARVGVSLSDLDARTAQQAGFTRNEGGALITDVVPGSPAERADLAPGMLVVEANRKPIRSAEELAAAIKATPSGGTLLLRVLAPGANSRFLRALKVP